The Candidatus Deferrimicrobium sp. genome includes the window TGGACAAATTCGCTCCACGGCTCTCTTACTTCTTCAACGCTCACATGGACTTCTTCGAGGAGATCGCGAAGTACCGGGCGGCACGCCGGATGTGGGCGCGCATCATGCGGGAGCGGTTCCACGCGAAGGACGAGAATTCCTGGAAGCTCAGGTTTCACACCCAGACGGCGGGGTGCACGCTTACTGCGCAGCAGCCGATCAATAATGTGGTCCGGGTCGCCCTCCAGGCGCTCGCGGGTGTCCTCGGGGGCACGCAGTCGCTCCACACCAACTCGATGGACGAAACGCTGGCCCTCCCCACCGAACAGGCGGTGACCGTCGCGTTGCGGACCCAGCAGATCATCGCCGAGGAATCCGGCGTCGCCAATACCATCGATCCGTTGGGCGGATCGTTCTTCCTGGAACAGCTCACGAACGGGATGGAAGAGAAGGCGATGGAGTATATCCGGAAGATCGACGAGATGGGCGGGATGGTCGCCGCCATCAAACAGGGATATCCTCAGCGGGAGGTGGCCGACGCCGCCTTCCATTTCCAGCGGCTGGTCGACGCGGGGAAGAAGCGGATCGTGGGCCTCAACGCATACCAGTCGCAGGAGGAAACCCCGATCCCGCTGCTGAAGATCGACGATCGCGTCGAGAAGCAGCAGGTCGCTCGAACCAGGGAGGTCCGGCGGAAACGGGACGTCAGGAAGGCACGGGCGTGCCTGGCCGCGCTGAAGGAAGGATCCATCACCCCGAACGTGAACCTGATGCCTCTCCTGGTGGACGCGGCGCGCGAATACGTCACGCTCGGCGAGATGTGCGACACCCTCCGGGAAACGATGGGCGTGTATACCGATCCGGCGATGTTCTGAGAGCGAAAGATCGAGGAGGAGGAGGAGGAGCGATGGCGACGGCAAAGGGAAAAGGCGCGACGGAGGCAACCCCGAAAAAGGCGGCCAGGAAAGTCCGTATCCTCGTCGGGAAACCGGGACTCGACGGTCATGACCGGGGGGCGAAGATCATCGCACGCGCCCTTCGGGACGCCGGCGTGGAGGTCATCTACACGGGCCTGCACCAGACGCCCGAAATGATCGTAAGCGCGGCGGCGCAGGAGGACGTCGACGGCATCGGCCTGTCGATCCTCTCCGGTGCCCATAACTACCTCTTTCCACGAATCATGCAGCTCCTCCGCGAGAAAAAGATGGGCGACGTGGTGCTCTTCGGCGGCGGGATCATCCCGGATGACGATATACCGAAGCTCATGAAGAAGGGGGTCGACCGGGTGTTCACGCCGGGGACCGCGATCCAGGAGATCGTCGACTACGTGAATGAACGGATCCAGCCGCGAAAATAAGGCGACACGACAGGC containing:
- a CDS encoding acyl-CoA mutase large subunit family protein, which produces MYDRKKLAGIATHRKMWHDETLAPSLGKSPPRLERFSTVSDEEIDLLYTPDPLSNFEYEEDLGYPGQYPYTRGVQPTMYRGRLWTMRQFAGFGSAEDTNSRFKFLLEQGQTGLSTAFHFPTLMGYDSDSPRARGEVGMCGVAIDSLKDMEILFDGIPLDKVTTSMTINGPAAMVFAMYLAVAEKQGVPFHKVGGTIQNDILKEYIAQHSWIFPPEPSMRIITDILAYCADNVPRWNTISISGYHIREAGSTAVQELAFTIADGIAYVQAGIDAGIPVDKFAPRLSYFFNAHMDFFEEIAKYRAARRMWARIMRERFHAKDENSWKLRFHTQTAGCTLTAQQPINNVVRVALQALAGVLGGTQSLHTNSMDETLALPTEQAVTVALRTQQIIAEESGVANTIDPLGGSFFLEQLTNGMEEKAMEYIRKIDEMGGMVAAIKQGYPQREVADAAFHFQRLVDAGKKRIVGLNAYQSQEETPIPLLKIDDRVEKQQVARTREVRRKRDVRKARACLAALKEGSITPNVNLMPLLVDAAREYVTLGEMCDTLRETMGVYTDPAMF
- a CDS encoding cobalamin B12-binding domain-containing protein yields the protein MATAKGKGATEATPKKAARKVRILVGKPGLDGHDRGAKIIARALRDAGVEVIYTGLHQTPEMIVSAAAQEDVDGIGLSILSGAHNYLFPRIMQLLREKKMGDVVLFGGGIIPDDDIPKLMKKGVDRVFTPGTAIQEIVDYVNERIQPRK